In Paenibacillus sp. JQZ6Y-1, a genomic segment contains:
- a CDS encoding DEAD/DEAH box helicase, protein MTNFNSFNISSAAVELLAANGIAQPTEVQQASIPLLLQGEDAIVQAKTGTGKTLAFLLPIFEKLNLSVTGAPQALIVAPTRELALQIATEARKLADAYEGVRILAAYGGQDVERQLRKLEGGCHLVVGTPGRLLDHMGRGTLDMTKIRTLVLDEADQMLHMGFLKEVEQIILATSPSRQTMLFSATIPEGVRRLSAQYMRKPHDIRVGTEETVPLNLIRQLVVECTPRGKLAALQEYIDREQPYLAVIFCRTKRRAAKLNEELQEMGYSSDELHGDLSQNKREQVMKAFREAKLQLLVATDVAARGIDVEGVTHVFNYDIPQDVEYYIHRIGRTGRAGGKGRAITFVTPHDRRELEQIERETSQKLQREISRTSAQSDDSGELLSNVREHKPRSGGSGRGTESGGRNGKNKRNSSGGYGSRGGSAQQGGRSSGGRRGGGGTGRTTERSNERASERTNDRSESAAFSGPKRTGKNKRPQRSARPESPLTTSAVSRRTDDAGNFRRDSSKGNGSASNTGNARTREYGASNRKGGSNASGRSFGNGSGGNRNADSAGGRSNGSAGGRQASGRGTGNAGGNRSGNAGGRNAGGRSSDSRRGRR, encoded by the coding sequence GTGACAAATTTTAACTCTTTCAATATTTCGTCTGCGGCGGTAGAACTGCTTGCAGCGAACGGCATTGCCCAGCCGACTGAAGTGCAACAGGCATCCATTCCGCTTCTGCTCCAGGGCGAAGACGCGATTGTACAGGCAAAAACCGGTACCGGTAAAACACTGGCATTTTTGCTGCCTATTTTTGAAAAATTGAATCTAAGCGTAACCGGTGCTCCACAAGCGCTGATCGTGGCGCCAACGCGCGAGCTGGCGCTGCAAATCGCTACTGAAGCACGCAAGCTGGCTGACGCTTACGAAGGCGTGCGCATTCTAGCCGCTTATGGCGGTCAGGACGTAGAACGCCAGCTGCGCAAGCTAGAGGGCGGCTGCCATCTGGTTGTAGGTACACCGGGACGTTTGCTGGACCATATGGGTCGTGGCACGCTGGATATGACCAAGATTCGCACCCTTGTACTGGATGAAGCGGATCAAATGCTGCATATGGGATTCCTGAAGGAAGTTGAGCAGATCATTCTGGCAACTTCGCCATCCCGTCAAACGATGCTGTTCTCTGCAACGATTCCAGAAGGCGTTCGTCGTCTGTCTGCACAATACATGCGCAAACCGCATGACATCCGTGTAGGTACAGAGGAAACTGTTCCACTGAACCTGATTCGTCAGCTGGTTGTCGAGTGCACACCACGCGGCAAGCTGGCTGCACTGCAAGAATATATCGACCGCGAGCAGCCGTATCTGGCAGTGATTTTCTGCCGTACGAAGCGCCGCGCTGCCAAGCTGAATGAAGAGTTGCAGGAAATGGGCTACTCCTCGGACGAGCTGCATGGTGATCTGTCTCAGAACAAGCGTGAGCAGGTTATGAAGGCATTCCGCGAAGCCAAGCTGCAATTGCTGGTTGCAACGGATGTAGCGGCGCGTGGTATCGACGTAGAAGGCGTAACCCATGTATTTAACTATGACATCCCACAGGATGTTGAATATTATATTCACCGGATCGGTCGTACCGGTCGTGCAGGTGGCAAAGGTCGCGCGATTACATTCGTAACACCGCATGATCGTCGTGAGCTGGAGCAGATCGAACGCGAAACATCGCAGAAGCTGCAACGTGAAATCTCTCGTACGTCTGCACAATCTGACGATTCTGGCGAATTGCTGTCTAATGTGCGTGAGCATAAACCACGCAGCGGTGGCAGCGGACGCGGAACTGAATCCGGCGGCAGAAATGGCAAAAACAAACGCAATTCTTCCGGCGGTTACGGCAGTCGCGGCGGTTCTGCGCAACAGGGTGGACGTTCTTCCGGCGGACGCCGTGGCGGTGGCGGGACTGGACGTACAACCGAACGCAGCAATGAGCGTGCAAGCGAGCGTACGAATGATCGCAGCGAATCGGCAGCATTCAGCGGACCAAAACGCACAGGCAAAAACAAGCGTCCTCAAAGATCGGCACGCCCTGAAAGTCCATTGACGACAAGTGCTGTATCACGCCGCACCGATGACGCTGGCAATTTCCGCCGCGATTCATCCAAAGGCAACGGCTCCGCTTCCAATACGGGTAATGCACGCACACGCGAGTATGGCGCAAGTAACCGTAAAGGTGGAAGTAATGCAAGCGGACGCAGCTTCGGCAATGGTTCCGGCGGGAATCGCAATGCTGACAGCGCAGGCGGACGTAGCAACGGTAGCGCAGGTGGTCGTCAAGCAAGTGGACGTGGCACAGGCAATGCAGGCGGCAATCGCTCTGGTAACGCTGGCGGTCGCAATGCGGGTGGACGCAGCTCGGATAGCCGTCGCGGACGTCGTTAA
- a CDS encoding SulP family inorganic anion transporter, with translation MNYKQQWFGNIRPDVLAGITVALALIPEAIGFSIIAGVDPMVGLYASICIAIVISLAGGRPGMISAATGAIAVLVGTLVAQHGVEYLFAATILAGIFQIILGWLKIGRFITFIPQSVMTGFVNALAIVIFSAQLPQFVGANWLMYALVALTLAIIYILPLFTKAVPAPLVAIIIVSLLTYFLHLDVSTVGDMGKLSNELPFFHLPMVELSWNLFITILPYSISIAFVGLLESLLTATIVDEMTETKSDKNREAKGQGLANIVSGFFGGMAGCAMIGQSVINVKSGGRGRLSTFVAGVFLLVLLVVLGSIVREVPMAALVGVMIMVSIGTFSWNSLLTIHKVPLAEAIIMITVVVIVVLTDNLSIGVGVGVVMSALRFGWKMSQLHIDETADSTPQHRIYQVRGQMFFGTMSQFVDHFKPADDSQEVTVDFARSHIWDHSAVIGIGKLKDKYEQNGKVIHIRGLNEESRELYERLSHGSVSSGH, from the coding sequence ATGAATTATAAACAACAATGGTTCGGTAATATCCGACCCGATGTGCTGGCAGGAATTACGGTAGCCCTTGCCCTGATACCAGAAGCGATTGGCTTCTCAATCATTGCGGGTGTCGATCCGATGGTCGGCTTGTACGCTTCGATTTGTATTGCGATTGTCATTTCGCTGGCGGGTGGACGACCGGGTATGATCTCGGCAGCGACCGGAGCGATTGCGGTGCTGGTCGGTACGCTGGTTGCCCAGCATGGCGTGGAATATTTGTTTGCAGCAACGATTTTGGCGGGGATCTTTCAGATTATTCTGGGCTGGTTGAAGATTGGACGCTTTATTACCTTTATCCCGCAATCAGTCATGACAGGGTTTGTGAACGCACTGGCGATTGTCATCTTCTCAGCACAGCTGCCACAGTTTGTCGGAGCCAATTGGCTGATGTATGCACTGGTGGCGCTGACGCTGGCGATTATTTATATTTTGCCGCTGTTTACCAAAGCAGTTCCTGCACCGCTGGTGGCGATTATTATCGTATCGCTGCTGACGTACTTCCTGCATCTGGATGTGAGTACGGTTGGCGATATGGGCAAGCTGAGCAATGAATTGCCGTTCTTCCATCTACCGATGGTGGAACTTAGCTGGAATTTGTTCATTACAATCTTGCCATATTCGATCTCAATTGCCTTTGTTGGTCTACTGGAATCGCTACTGACAGCAACGATTGTCGATGAAATGACCGAAACGAAAAGTGATAAAAACCGCGAAGCCAAAGGTCAAGGTCTGGCAAATATCGTGAGTGGCTTTTTCGGTGGTATGGCGGGCTGTGCGATGATCGGACAATCGGTCATTAACGTTAAATCGGGTGGACGTGGACGACTGTCTACCTTTGTCGCAGGTGTATTCCTGCTCGTGCTGCTTGTTGTGCTCGGTTCGATTGTACGCGAGGTGCCGATGGCGGCGCTGGTAGGCGTGATGATCATGGTATCCATCGGTACATTTAGCTGGAACTCGCTGCTGACGATTCATAAAGTACCGTTGGCAGAAGCGATCATTATGATTACGGTGGTCGTGATCGTCGTGCTGACCGACAATCTGTCCATCGGCGTTGGTGTTGGTGTAGTGATGAGCGCTCTGCGTTTTGGTTGGAAGATGTCGCAGCTGCATATCGACGAAACGGCAGATTCGACGCCGCAGCATCGGATTTATCAGGTGCGGGGACAGATGTTCTTCGGTACGATGAGTCAGTTCGTCGATCATTTTAAACCGGCAGACGATTCCCAAGAGGTAACCGTTGATTTTGCCCGTTCCCATATTTGGGATCACTCGGCGGTAATCGGCATTGGTAAGCTCAAGGATAAGTATGAGCAAAATGGCAAAGTGATTCATATTCGTGGTCTAAATGAAGAGAGTCGCGAATTGTACGAACGCCTGAGTCATGGCTCTGTTTCATCCGGGCATTGA
- a CDS encoding FecCD family ABC transporter permease gives MIFSRKRTMRTIITLVVLAVIAFIVLLLSMNTGFTKMSPVEVIRTLFGGGTARDELILFQFRLPRIVIALLVGMGLAVAGAILQGVSRNALADPGILGINSGAGLAVVLFVVTNPMRESASPMLLPFLALIGAFAAATGIYLMAYKKNKGISSSRLVLSGIAMAAGINALMIVLTLQLDPNEFNFIATWQAGSIWGSSWKFVVALLPWIIVLLPAALWKARQMDVFSLGDDTATGLGSFLNRQRLLLLVIAVALSAACVAVSGGIGFIGLLGPHIARRLVGPRYEHVIPVSALIGAVLLLIADMVGRTLMENSEIPAGVMVAIIGGPYFLYLLARSRA, from the coding sequence ATGATATTTAGTCGTAAACGGACGATGCGTACCATCATTACACTGGTGGTGCTGGCAGTCATCGCTTTTATCGTGCTGTTGCTCAGCATGAATACTGGCTTTACGAAAATGTCGCCAGTGGAAGTAATACGGACGTTATTCGGCGGCGGAACGGCGCGAGATGAACTGATCCTGTTCCAGTTCCGCTTGCCGCGTATCGTGATCGCTCTACTCGTTGGTATGGGTCTAGCGGTTGCTGGTGCGATTTTGCAGGGTGTTTCGCGTAATGCACTGGCTGATCCGGGGATTCTCGGTATTAACTCCGGTGCAGGGCTTGCGGTCGTATTGTTCGTCGTAACGAACCCTATGCGAGAGTCGGCGTCACCAATGCTGCTGCCTTTTTTGGCACTGATCGGTGCATTCGCTGCCGCTACTGGCATCTATCTGATGGCATATAAAAAGAACAAGGGCATCTCGTCCTCGCGGCTTGTGCTGTCAGGGATCGCGATGGCGGCAGGCATCAATGCGCTGATGATCGTATTGACCTTGCAGCTTGACCCGAATGAATTTAACTTTATTGCGACTTGGCAGGCAGGTAGCATTTGGGGCAGCAGTTGGAAGTTTGTTGTCGCCTTGCTCCCATGGATTATCGTGCTGCTACCTGCAGCCCTATGGAAAGCGAGACAGATGGATGTCTTCTCGCTTGGCGACGATACAGCGACTGGGCTTGGCTCGTTTCTGAATCGTCAGCGGTTGTTGCTGTTAGTGATTGCGGTGGCACTTAGCGCTGCGTGTGTTGCGGTTAGTGGCGGTATCGGCTTTATCGGTCTGCTGGGTCCGCATATCGCTCGCCGCCTCGTTGGTCCGCGTTATGAGCACGTCATTCCGGTAAGTGCCCTAATTGGTGCGGTATTGCTGCTCATCGCCGATATGGTTGGACGTACCCTGATGGAGAACTCGGAAATTCCCGCAGGCGTGATGGTCGCCATCATCGGTGGACCGTACTTCCTGTACTTGCTGGCACGCTCGCGTGCTTGA
- a CDS encoding phasin family protein — MSDLFKKAISLGLGVTVVSKEKVEKAVNDLVKRGELAPSESNALIDRLMDRGAEEQGQIKDWVRLQVQKALTELDVPTKATVEQLEQRITVLEKRLAEKEQEQPQPPLS; from the coding sequence ATGAGCGATTTGTTCAAAAAAGCGATATCCCTAGGTCTTGGTGTGACGGTAGTCAGCAAGGAGAAAGTGGAAAAAGCGGTTAATGATCTCGTTAAACGCGGTGAACTGGCACCATCTGAATCTAACGCCCTGATTGATCGTCTGATGGATCGCGGTGCCGAGGAGCAGGGTCAGATCAAGGACTGGGTACGCCTGCAGGTGCAAAAAGCCCTGACCGAGCTGGATGTACCGACCAAAGCGACCGTTGAGCAACTGGAACAGCGGATTACTGTGCTGGAGAAGCGCCTGGCTGAGAAAGAACAGGAACAGCCGCAGCCGCCACTGTCATAA
- the glsA gene encoding glutaminase A, which translates to MSMEQMEKMKKKLPDWLETSRLRTGQGDVASYIPELAKASRDALGIYIADSQGESISAGDCGLKFTMQSISKVFTLILALIDHGEEAVFYNVGKEPTGDDFNSMIKLELVEPGIPFNPLINAGAITVSSLIAGDNPEEKSKRILEFFRKLSGNDTLDYNMDVYSSELETGDLNRSLAYFLKQNGVLKDPVEDVLSVYFRHCSIEVTCADLSRMALVLAFDGVDPHTGEKLIPRRYVQIAKTFMVTCGMYNASGEFAIEVGLPAKSGVSGGILTLVPGQYGIGIVGPSLNHRGNSIAGVHLIERLSKEFDWSLF; encoded by the coding sequence ATGAGTATGGAACAAATGGAGAAAATGAAAAAGAAGTTGCCAGACTGGCTGGAAACAAGTCGCCTGCGCACGGGTCAGGGCGATGTAGCGTCCTACATTCCTGAGCTTGCTAAAGCTTCCCGTGATGCACTCGGTATCTATATCGCCGATTCACAAGGCGAAAGCATCTCCGCTGGCGATTGCGGTCTGAAATTCACGATGCAGAGCATTTCCAAAGTATTCACCTTGATTCTGGCGCTGATCGATCATGGCGAGGAAGCTGTCTTTTACAATGTGGGTAAGGAGCCGACAGGCGACGATTTCAATTCTATGATCAAACTGGAACTGGTCGAGCCGGGTATCCCATTTAACCCGTTGATCAATGCCGGAGCCATCACTGTCTCGTCTCTGATTGCAGGCGACAATCCCGAAGAGAAGTCCAAGCGCATTCTGGAATTTTTCCGCAAGCTGTCTGGTAACGATACGCTGGATTACAATATGGATGTGTACAGCTCCGAGCTGGAAACTGGCGATCTGAACCGCTCACTCGCTTATTTTCTTAAACAAAACGGCGTGCTCAAAGACCCGGTTGAGGATGTGCTGTCCGTCTATTTCCGTCACTGCTCTATCGAAGTTACCTGCGCTGACCTGTCTCGCATGGCGCTTGTACTTGCTTTCGACGGCGTTGATCCGCATACCGGCGAAAAGCTGATCCCGCGTCGCTATGTGCAAATCGCCAAAACCTTTATGGTTACCTGCGGCATGTACAACGCTTCTGGGGAATTCGCCATCGAGGTCGGTCTTCCTGCCAAAAGTGGCGTTTCTGGCGGCATTCTGACCTTGGTACCGGGACAATATGGCATCGGTATTGTCGGCCCATCCCTAAACCACCGTGGCAACAGTATTGCAGGCGTCCATCTCATAGAACGTCTGTCCAAAGAATTTGACTGGAGTCTGTTCTAA
- a CDS encoding DMT family transporter has protein sequence MVMGILLAAIAGALVSLQTIFNNQVNNRVGSWATTTLVLGMGFLASLTASLIFEGKGTFSLQHMQPWYWISGAIGVGVVFCLVQGIRRLGPTFATSIVLIAQLTTALFFDTTGWLVLERIPLTPGKVIGVLVIVAGIIVYKFGDRWFGKAAIKKNKPAASQTLQP, from the coding sequence ATGGTTATGGGCATACTGCTCGCCGCGATTGCAGGCGCGCTCGTTAGTCTGCAAACGATTTTTAACAATCAGGTCAACAACAGGGTCGGCTCTTGGGCGACAACGACGCTGGTGCTAGGGATGGGCTTTCTCGCTTCGCTGACCGCCAGTTTGATCTTCGAAGGGAAAGGAACATTTTCACTACAGCATATGCAGCCGTGGTACTGGATTAGCGGCGCGATCGGCGTTGGCGTTGTCTTTTGTCTGGTGCAAGGGATTCGTCGCTTGGGACCGACCTTTGCAACCTCGATCGTTTTGATCGCTCAGCTCACTACGGCATTATTTTTCGATACGACAGGATGGCTGGTGTTGGAGCGTATTCCACTGACGCCGGGCAAAGTAATCGGCGTGCTGGTTATTGTCGCCGGTATTATTGTGTACAAGTTTGGTGACCGCTGGTTCGGTAAAGCAGCGATCAAGAAAAACAAACCCGCAGCATCGCAAACTCTTCAGCCGTAA
- a CDS encoding DMT family transporter, whose protein sequence is MFKGILFALLGGACITLQGVANNRISYDIGTWQAATITQLTGFILAGLMLLIVRDGNWQGLRQVKPLYWFGGAFASVIIFSEVTAIQYIGVTFTVSALLIAQLCMTFVVDSNGWFGVLRQKITLPQCIGVLLMIAGVIILKF, encoded by the coding sequence TTGTTTAAAGGCATTTTATTCGCACTGCTTGGCGGTGCGTGCATTACCTTACAGGGCGTAGCGAACAATCGCATTAGCTACGATATTGGGACTTGGCAGGCAGCGACCATTACGCAGCTGACCGGCTTTATTTTGGCTGGCTTGATGCTGCTTATTGTACGCGACGGCAACTGGCAAGGGCTGCGTCAGGTGAAGCCGCTGTACTGGTTTGGTGGAGCGTTTGCGTCAGTCATCATTTTCAGCGAAGTAACGGCGATTCAGTATATCGGAGTGACCTTTACCGTATCGGCACTACTCATTGCACAGCTGTGTATGACCTTTGTGGTGGATAGCAATGGCTGGTTCGGTGTACTCCGACAAAAGATCACTTTGCCGCAATGTATTGGCGTACTGCTGATGATCGCTGGCGTTATTATTTTGAAATTTTAA
- a CDS encoding ABC transporter ATP-binding protein — protein sequence MVRLMTSKLDIAYEDRLIVEDLNIKIPQGQITALVGANGSGKSTILKTMARIMQPKNGSVLLDGKSIHKQSTREVAKQLAILPQTPTAPEGLTVTELVSYGRFPYQKGFGSMRAEDKEKISWAMEATGMLDFHDRPIDQLSGGQRQRAWIAMSLAQDTDILFLDEPTTYLDMAHQLEVLQLLEKLNASANRTIIMVVHDLNHASRYAHHMIAIKKGKAIAEGAPTEVMTCDVLRDVFGIEADIVIDPRSGVPLCLPYALEGNVQAALTAEKQVKEVRQHGHILQAARS from the coding sequence ATGGTGCGTTTGATGACATCGAAACTGGATATTGCTTATGAGGATCGCCTGATTGTCGAGGATTTGAATATTAAAATTCCACAGGGTCAGATTACGGCGCTTGTTGGTGCGAATGGCTCCGGTAAATCGACCATTCTCAAAACGATGGCACGGATCATGCAGCCGAAAAATGGCTCTGTATTACTCGACGGCAAATCGATTCACAAGCAATCCACACGCGAAGTTGCCAAACAGCTTGCCATTTTGCCACAAACTCCGACTGCACCGGAAGGGCTGACCGTAACCGAGCTGGTATCGTATGGTCGTTTCCCGTATCAAAAAGGCTTCGGTTCCATGAGAGCAGAAGATAAGGAAAAAATCTCTTGGGCGATGGAAGCGACTGGTATGCTCGATTTTCATGATCGTCCCATCGATCAGTTGTCTGGTGGTCAACGTCAGCGTGCATGGATCGCTATGTCGTTGGCGCAGGATACCGATATCCTGTTCCTTGATGAGCCGACCACTTACCTTGATATGGCGCATCAGCTGGAAGTATTGCAGCTACTAGAAAAGCTGAATGCCAGTGCGAACCGTACGATCATCATGGTTGTGCATGATCTGAACCACGCATCTCGGTATGCACATCATATGATTGCGATCAAAAAAGGCAAAGCGATCGCCGAAGGCGCACCAACTGAGGTTATGACCTGCGACGTTCTGCGCGACGTATTCGGTATTGAAGCCGATATTGTCATCGATCCGCGCAGTGGCGTGCCACTGTGTCTGCCATACGCGCTTGAAGGCAACGTACAAGCAGCCCTGACTGCCGAAAAGCAAGTCAAAGAAGTCCGCCAACATGGACATATTCTACAAGCTGCACGTAGCTAA
- a CDS encoding sigma-70 family RNA polymerase sigma factor yields the protein MTLKEHYRTELKRLAWRLHYYVKKEQNHERLVLFEPAIPVDNFTSATDSKMWSHELIQSLPSETGREIMYRLYILEKKEKEVAAELHLSQQAVNRWKNKMLNQLKQKMNNWSN from the coding sequence ATGACACTCAAGGAACACTATCGCACCGAACTGAAACGGCTAGCATGGAGACTGCATTATTACGTCAAAAAGGAGCAAAATCACGAACGGCTTGTACTATTCGAACCCGCCATTCCGGTAGACAATTTTACGTCAGCGACCGATAGCAAGATGTGGAGTCACGAGCTGATCCAATCGTTGCCGTCAGAAACCGGACGCGAGATCATGTACAGACTGTATATTTTGGAAAAGAAGGAAAAGGAAGTCGCAGCGGAACTGCATCTTTCCCAACAGGCGGTGAACCGATGGAAAAACAAAATGCTCAATCAACTCAAACAGAAGATGAACAATTGGAGCAATTAA
- a CDS encoding FecCD family ABC transporter permease, translating into MTRSTHVKGRQTSPKEEIWSRPYAALLIIIGGLMLLAAGLAFSVAKGSRPIPLDVVWQALIHFNPSNQEHQIIWELRLPRAIAGALVGASFAVAGALMQGMTRNPLADPGLLGINAGAGFVLAICFAFFPGLSFNQLIMFSFLGAALSVVLVYGIGSLAWGGLTPVRLALAGSAVAAMLVALSEGIALYFRISQDLAFWYAGGVAGVTWNQVNILWPWITAALIGALLLSRSITILSLGDDVAAGLGQRTALVRLGAVLVVMVLAGASVSTVGAVGFIGLMIPHAARALVGVDYKWLIPTSAILGALLLVFADTFGRLLNPPTEQPVSALIALIGVPYFFYVIRKKVGDNL; encoded by the coding sequence ATGACTCGCAGTACGCATGTGAAAGGCCGGCAGACCTCGCCGAAAGAAGAGATTTGGTCGCGTCCTTACGCAGCGCTTCTGATTATCATCGGCGGGCTGATGTTGCTGGCAGCTGGATTGGCGTTTTCGGTCGCCAAAGGAAGTCGGCCCATTCCGCTGGATGTCGTCTGGCAGGCATTGATTCATTTTAATCCATCCAATCAGGAGCATCAGATCATCTGGGAGCTGCGGCTGCCGCGTGCGATTGCCGGTGCACTGGTTGGTGCATCCTTTGCCGTAGCGGGTGCGTTGATGCAAGGCATGACGCGGAATCCGTTGGCAGATCCCGGTTTGCTAGGGATCAACGCCGGAGCAGGCTTTGTACTGGCGATATGTTTTGCCTTTTTCCCGGGCTTGAGCTTTAACCAGCTGATCATGTTTTCCTTTCTTGGCGCTGCGCTAAGTGTGGTGCTGGTCTACGGTATCGGCTCACTGGCGTGGGGAGGATTAACGCCGGTACGATTGGCGCTTGCCGGTTCAGCAGTAGCGGCAATGCTGGTAGCATTATCAGAAGGCATTGCACTGTATTTTCGTATCTCACAGGATCTAGCATTCTGGTATGCCGGTGGTGTGGCAGGAGTGACTTGGAACCAAGTGAATATCCTGTGGCCGTGGATTACAGCGGCTCTCATCGGGGCTTTGCTGCTTTCTCGATCGATAACGATTCTCAGTCTGGGCGACGATGTTGCTGCCGGTTTGGGGCAGCGTACGGCGCTAGTACGACTCGGTGCGGTGCTGGTCGTGATGGTGCTGGCAGGCGCCTCGGTATCGACCGTTGGCGCAGTTGGCTTTATCGGTCTGATGATTCCGCATGCTGCTCGCGCCTTGGTTGGTGTCGATTACAAATGGCTGATCCCGACCTCAGCGATTCTAGGTGCGCTGCTGCTCGTATTCGCCGATACATTCGGGCGACTGCTCAACCCACCAACTGAGCAGCCCGTCAGTGCGCTGATTGCGCTGATCGGGGTCCCTTACTTCTTCTATGTCATTCGGAAGAAAGTGGGGGATAATCTGTGA
- a CDS encoding ABC1 kinase family protein: MSLHIRHAGRYREIAMALMRHGFGYMVEELGLNRMLAIPLKLVRRESQGIRTVGERIRLVLEELGPTFIKLGQLASTRSDLLPENIIEELVKLQDQVPPFAGEEARQIIELELGASLEDMLETFQEQPIAAASIGQVHLGKLHTGEMVAIKVQRPGVARIVNRDLEILQDLIGIARRHMDWVSHYNIDKIIEEFSKSMRAELDYNVEGRNMERLAQNFDGDRNILIPKTFWNYTSARVLTMEFVDGIHMGRPDQIVQQGLQLSNVAQRLVDSMLKQIFIDGFFHADPHPGNLLALRDGRIAYLDFGMMGRLNTDTKNGLASFVIALLRKNTDSMVRAIMRLGFVPDDINISSMRGELERLREQYYDVPFSQIDLGEALNEMFAIIRNYRIDIPSDLALLGKALITLEGVIERLDPSLSILNMAEPFGRRLLGERYSPKKLRERITDGAFQAIEVLTDLPRQASELSRTIRSGKLKVEVNVPELGELLHKMDQIVNRLAFSIVLLAFCIIMVGLIIGSSLRDQSPILWGLPVVEIGFSIATLMVLWLLFAIFKSGRF, encoded by the coding sequence ATGTCTCTTCATATCCGGCATGCCGGAAGGTACAGAGAAATCGCCATGGCGCTGATGCGTCATGGCTTTGGTTATATGGTCGAGGAACTGGGACTGAACCGAATGCTGGCGATTCCACTTAAGCTGGTACGTCGCGAGTCGCAGGGCATCCGTACGGTGGGCGAACGGATTCGGCTTGTGTTGGAAGAACTGGGACCAACTTTTATCAAGCTAGGGCAGCTTGCGAGTACACGCTCGGATTTGCTGCCAGAAAATATTATCGAGGAACTGGTCAAGCTACAGGATCAGGTGCCTCCATTTGCCGGCGAGGAAGCGCGGCAGATTATTGAGCTAGAGCTGGGCGCATCGCTGGAGGACATGCTAGAAACCTTTCAGGAGCAGCCGATTGCAGCCGCTTCGATTGGGCAGGTGCATCTAGGCAAGCTGCATACCGGCGAAATGGTAGCGATCAAGGTACAGCGTCCGGGTGTCGCGCGCATCGTCAATCGCGATCTGGAGATTTTGCAGGATCTGATCGGCATTGCTCGTCGTCATATGGACTGGGTATCGCATTACAATATTGACAAGATCATTGAGGAATTTTCCAAATCGATGCGCGCGGAGCTGGATTATAATGTGGAAGGACGCAACATGGAGCGGCTCGCCCAGAACTTTGATGGCGACCGCAATATCCTGATTCCGAAAACATTCTGGAATTATACGTCTGCTCGCGTGCTGACGATGGAATTCGTCGATGGGATTCATATGGGGCGTCCCGATCAGATTGTGCAGCAGGGATTGCAGTTGTCCAATGTTGCGCAACGACTAGTCGATTCGATGCTAAAACAGATTTTTATCGACGGCTTCTTCCATGCTGATCCGCATCCGGGCAATTTGCTGGCGCTGCGGGATGGGCGAATCGCCTATCTGGATTTTGGCATGATGGGACGTCTGAACACCGATACGAAAAATGGACTTGCTTCCTTCGTAATCGCGCTATTACGCAAAAATACGGACAGTATGGTGCGAGCGATTATGCGGCTTGGCTTTGTACCGGATGATATTAATATTTCGTCGATGCGCGGTGAACTGGAACGGTTGCGGGAGCAGTACTATGATGTTCCGTTTTCGCAAATCGATCTGGGCGAAGCGTTGAATGAGATGTTTGCGATTATCCGTAATTACCGGATCGATATTCCGTCCGATCTGGCGCTGCTCGGCAAGGCATTGATTACGCTGGAAGGTGTCATCGAGCGGCTTGATCCATCGCTCAGTATTCTCAATATGGCGGAGCCGTTCGGCAGACGCTTGCTCGGCGAGCGCTACAGTCCGAAAAAGCTGCGCGAACGTATTACCGATGGTGCTTTTCAAGCGATTGAGGTACTGACCGATCTGCCGCGTCAGGCGTCCGAATTGTCGCGTACGATTCGCTCCGGCAAGCTCAAGGTGGAAGTGAATGTGCCAGAGCTGGGCGAATTGCTGCATAAGATGGATCAGATCGTCAATCGGCTAGCATTTAGTATTGTGCTGCTGGCGTTCTGTATCATTATGGTCGGGCTGATTATCGGTTCGTCGCTACGTGACCAGTCCCCGATTCTATGGGGATTGCCAGTCGTCGAGATTGGCTTCAGTATTGCGACGCTAATGGTCCTTTGGCTGCTGTTCGCTATATTCAAATCAGGTAGGTTTTAG